Proteins from one Ahaetulla prasina isolate Xishuangbanna chromosome 2, ASM2864084v1, whole genome shotgun sequence genomic window:
- the LOC131190369 gene encoding uncharacterized protein LOC131190369, which yields MESCSFGSEIEFSPLFVALWAAPVWGTPSPSTGPHKAERPSLSAPRPAPDPRPRRYPPTPIEEVRRPNPSARGLAAGLGDRGVWRIIPRGGAPHRSSARGPISATDNRTRQRGTSARRERGNRKRYRVPIASTTTQPVATATPTPPRLPLLLLQLGPGLFRFSFYVCGDGPVGLLPSVSHSADGEKSKKRRPGLSTQPKDRRSHPRALLLTHALSSAPAPSDGRRQIPEPLGAWTGRRTGRPGRLAS from the exons ATGGAATCCTGCAGCTTTGGTTCTGAGATCGAATTCTCTCCACT GTTCGTCGCCCTCTGGGCAGCCCCTGTCTGGGGAACTCCCAGCCCGTCCACGGGACCC CACAAAGCCGAAAGACCGTCGCTCTCAGCCCCGCGGCCCGCTCCTGACCCACGTCCTCGCCGGTACCCACCCACTCCGATCGAAGAAGTCAGAAGGCCGAACCCCTCAGCGCGCGGACTGGCCGCCGGACTGGGAGACCGGGGCGTTTGGCGAATTATCCCGCGCGGCGGCGCCCCCCATAGATCTTCTGCACGCGG CCCGATCTCGGCAACTGACAACCGCACACGGCAGCGGGGAACCAGTgccaggagggaaagaggaaatcGGAAGCGGTACAGAGTCCCCATTGCCTCTACTACTACTCAACCCGTGGCTACCGCTACTCCAACTCCGCCTCGCCTACCGCTACTCCTCCTCCAACTCGGCCCCGGACTTTTCCGGTTTTCTTTTTATGTGTGTGGGGACGGACCGGTCGGGCTGCTGCCTTCGGTGAGTCACAGCGCCGACGGAGAAAAGTCTAAAAAGAGGCGCCCCGGGTTGAGCACCCAGCCGAAAGACCGTCGCTCTCACCCCCGCGCCCTGCTCCTGACACACGCCCTCTCCAGTGCCCCCGCCCCTTCCGATGGAAGAAGGCAGATTCCCGAACCCCTCGGCGCGTGGACTGGCCGCCGGACCGGGAGACCGGGGCGTTTGGCGAGTTAA